From Synergistes jonesii:
TTGCGATATCAGCGGATAACCGCAGTGAAATGCAAACAGAGATAAGAGAGAACTTTGATGCCAACTGTCCCAAAGAGCGACAGCGCTATGACTATAATGTCATTGTAACGACGGAAGTCCTTGCCGAGGGCGTCAACCTGCACCGCGCCAACGTCATCCTCAACTACGACACGCCATGGAACGCGACGCGCCTTATGCAGCGCATAGGCCGCGTTAACCGCATAGGCTCACAGGAAGCGAAAGTACACGTCTTCAACTTCTATCCTACAAGTCAGAGCAACGAGCAGATAAAACTCACACAGAAAGCATACGCCAAACTGCAGTCTTTCCATATAATGTTCGGAGAAGACAACAAAATCTTCAGCGAGATGGAGCAAATATCGGACGCCGATTTCCGCCGCCTCATAGAGGGTGAAGAATCTCCCTTTGCCGCATTCATTTCGGAATTGAAAAATTACAAAAACAACCATACAGAGCGTTACGATTACCTGAAACATCTCAAAGCAAAAGAGCTTGGCGGTCAGTTGCCGGGCGCAGAGTGTTCGCTTTTCATGATATCCACAGACAGCGGCAGGAACACGCTCTTCACAGTAAATGAAGAAGAGGAAGCTCTACTCACAACGCCTCTTTCGTTCATCGAAAAACTGCACATTGACGAAAATGCGGCATACACTGGACAGACAGACACTGCACGCTACACCGAAATCAGAGATAAAGTTATGAAAGCCTATAATCTGCATGTCGCCAAGAGCCACATCACCTCGCATAACATAAGTAAAAACATAAATGACGCGCTTGCCGCCGCCAACGAGATAGCAAAGCAGCTTGACACGGAAGAAGCCAAAGGCATGATGAGAGACGTAAACAAGGCGATACGCGGCGGCAATAAATTCGCTATCGACAAAATGAAAGAATACATGAAAAATAAAAACCAAGGCTCGCTATTTGGCGCCGAAATCACTGTTGACTTATGGGTAAAGGAAATGTTCGGCAAAATAAAGATTGAAGCAGCGCGGATGTACGGAGAACCTTACACCGCTATATACAGGATAAATTAAGGGGGCAGCAGGATGAAGCTGAAAACAGTGTTTGAAAGCGATTACATGGACTTTGACAGCTTTGCCATGGATGTCATTGAACCGATCTTCGGCAGCGGCTCATTTAAAACGTCAGACGCACAGCTGGATATGTTGCAGGGACAAAGCTACGCTCCTTCGGTAACGGAGAACATAATATCCTGCCTTTACATGGGCGATATAAAAGCCGGGACGCAAAACCCTCTTGAAGTTTACGACATCACTCTGCGCGACGGCGTGGATATCGCACGCTCGCGCGTAGGGATACAGCAGTTAGTGCGCAGTATGCTCCAGAATTACGCCCACGCTTTCATGATATTCCATTACGACAACTCAAAGGGAAAGGAATGGCGCTTTTCATACCTCTTCAAAGAGGCAACACAAAAGGACACGACCTCGGCAAAACGCTTCACATATTTATTCGGCGCGGCGCATCACTGCCGCACGGCGTCCGAGCGCTTCAACATGCTGGCGGGCAAGAGAGAGAAAAACGGCGAGATCAGCGACGCCGACCTTCTGGAAGCCTTCTCCGTCGAGGCTCTGACAAAAGAATTCTACGGCAAACTCTTCAAATGGTATGAATGGGCGACATCTGAGGAAAGTGGCGTTACCTTCCAGAGCGATTCCGGTGACGGCATAAACGTAAAAATGATTCGCCTCATCACGCGCCTGCTCTTCGTCTGGTTCATAAAGCAGAAAAAGCTCGTGCCGGACAACATATTCGATGAAGAATACCTGCGCGGCATACTGAAAAACTTTGACCCGCTGGCAACAGACAGCGGCTGTTACTATAACGCCATCCTGCAGAACCTCTTCTTCGCGACTCTGAACCGCGCCATCGTAGATGACGAAGGCAACCCGCGCCGCTTTGCTTCGCTGAAAGACAAGCGTGACCTGCGCAGCCTCTACCGCTATTCCAAAATGTTTTCCATTCCCGAAAGTAAAGCGATGGAGATATTTGCCAAAGTACCTTTCCTGAACGGCGGGCTCTTCGAATGCCTTGACAAATTCAAAAAGAACGACATCATGCAGGAAAGCGACCGATATCTTGACGGATTCACTCGCAATGCTGTCAAAACAAAAGGCAGATACAAATATCGTGCCTTCATTCCAAACAGGCTGTTCTTCAACAGCGACGAACAGCAGCCTGGCATCATCAATCTGCTGAAGCAGTACAATTTCACGGTAGAAGAAAATACGCCCCTGGATGTTCAAATCTCCCTTGACCCCGAGCTGCTGGGCAAAGTCTTTGAAAACCTGCTGGCCTTCTACAACCCCGAAACGCGGGAAACGGCGCGCAAAGCAACAGGATCATTTTACACACCGCGCGAAATAGTCGATTATATGGTATGCGAATCGCTCACCGCCTATCTGAAGGGCGCGGCGGCGCGTGCAAAGCGCCCGCTCGAAGAGCAGTATATCCGCAGTCTCTTTTCCGGCGAGGAACTTCCAAATTCGCTGAAAAACGACCCGAAAACACGCAGATTCATCGCCGAAGCTCTGCAAAACATCAAAATACTTGACCTTGCATGCGGTTCCGGCGCCTTCCCGATGGGTTGCCTAAACCGCATAGTGGACGCTCTCGAACATATTAGTGTCCCGCAAAGCCGCTATGAGCTCAAGCTGAGGATTATAGAGAACTGCGTCTACGGCGTCGACATACAGCCGATAGCTATGCTCATCTGCAAACTGCGCTTCTTCATCTCTATGATCTGCGAACAAACAGAGATAAACTTCGAAGACAAAGAGCACAACTTCGGCGTCAACCCGCTGCCGAACCTCGAAACAAAATTCGTCGCGGCAAATTCGCTCATTAATATAAAGAAAAAATCCCGCCAGAGCGGCCTCTTTGAAGACCCGGATATTAACAAAACTAAGTTGATGCTTATGGCTCTGCGCCACGAACATTTTTATGCCCGCAGTACTTATAAGAAGCAAAAATTACGTGATGAAGACGAATGTCTGCGGCAAAAGCTGGCTGACCTGCTGGAAGCAAACGGCGAATTCGCCCCTGAGGATGCGCGGCTGTTTGCCGGTTGGAATCCCTACGACCAGAACGCGGTTTCGCCATTTTTTGACCCTGAATGGATGTTCGGAGTGAAGGACGGATTCGACATCGTGATAGGAAATCCGCCTTATATACAGCTGCAAAACAACGGAGGCGAATTGGGAGAAAAGTACGAGCCACATAACTTTGAAACCTTTGTACGTACAGGCGACATCTACAGCCTCTTCTACGAAAAGGGCGGACAATTGTTAAAACAGGGCGGGCATCTTTGCTTCATTACTTCTAACAAGTGGATGAGGGCGGGGTATGGCGAAAAAACGCGCAAGTTTTTGTTCGAAAAAACCAACCCATTACAGCTTATTGACTTTGCTGGCGTTAAAATTTTTGAATCCGCAACAGTTGACACCAATATTTTGCTGTTTGAAAAAGCCGCCAACAAGAACAACACTCTTTGCTGCGTTACCAAAAATATGACAAAAAGAGGCCTCACAAATTTGAGCCTTTTCGTGCAGCAGCACGCTTTCGCCTGTCCTTTTACAACCTCTGACAGTTGGGTGATACTCTCGCCCATCGAACAGAGCATCAAACGAAAGATCGAAGCGGTGGGAACACCTCTGAAAGATTGGGATATAAACATCTATCGCGGTGTACTGACCGGTTGTAATGAGGCTTTCATAATAAGCACAGAAAAGCGTGATGAGATACTTGCTAACTGTCAAACGAAAGAAGAGCGGAAACGGACAGAGGAGATTATTAGACCGATTCTACGAGGCCGTGACATCAAACGCTATAGCTACGACTGGGCGGGACTGTGGCTGATTTATATACCTTGGCATTTTCCGTTACAATTTGATAATACTATACAGGGCTCTTCTGAAAGAGCCGAGAAAGAATTTTGCCAGCAATACCCTGCTGTTTATAAGCATATGTTGCAATACAAAAAAGAATTATCTGCACGAAACAAAGCGGAAACAGGTATACGGTATGAATGGTATGCTCTTCAGAGATGGGGAGCTAACTATTGGGAGGATTTCTTGAAGCCAAAAATTGTGTGGGGTGAAATTTCAGATATTCCAAAATTCGGATTTGACGCAAAAGGTGAAATGTATTGTGAAGCTACGTCTTTTCTTATGGTTGGGGATGATTTACCTTTCATTTATCTATTCCTCAATTCCACAATCTGCCTTTACCAGTTCTGCAAGATTGGTACAACAACAGGAGTGGGGACGTTGCGCTGGAAAAAATATAAAATTCAAGAAATACTAGTACCAACCGAATATGACAAAAAGGCCGTGCTAGATTTGGTTGAAAGAATCCTTGCAACAAAGCACGTAACTAATACCGCTGCCCTCAAGCTTAAAATCGACAGTTTCTTTTACGAATTATATGGTTTAACGGAAGTTGAAATCCAAGAAATAAAAGCATCCTGTCCCAACCTATTTCTTAATCAATTTCAACAAAACCAATAGCTTGTCGTTCTTCTTGGGTAAGTTTATACAAGTCAAATAACAGTTGGTCTATATTTATTGCTTTTTGTTTTGTATATTCTTTTTGAATATCTGAAACCAACACCTCAAACTGCATACCTATCTTTTCATTAGGTATGGGTACTGGTATTTTATCAAAGAAAATTTTACTCAACTCTCTTGTTTCGCCTTGTAATTCAGGGAAGGAGTCCCTAAAACAAAATTTGAACAAGGAAGAATTGAAAAATGCTGTTAGAAAAGCGGTATAAAGCCCAGTGACAATAAAACATTTTTGGTTTGTTATAAACCCTTTGCTATCATATACAAATGGTAAATATTTAGTCATATTTGGATATATGATCTTTGGCTTCAAGAAATCCTCCAAATAAGCGCAATTACGGAGATTGTAGGGAGTATCGCCTTGGTCAGCACGGTGGACAAGACGCTCACCATATTTGTCAAAGTGGCTTCTGAGAGTTGGGTAATCGTCAATCTTGATGCGCGGAATTTTGACTTGCCCGTTTTCCTTCACGCCGTTATGCGTGTTGATGAGCCACAGTCCCGCCCAGTCGTAGCTATAGCGTTTGATGTCACGGCCTCGTAGAATCGGTCTAATAATCTCCTCTGTCCGTTTCCGCTCATCTTCTGTTTGACAGTTGGCAAGTATCTCGTCGCGCTTGGCGGTACTTATTATAAATGCATCGTTGAAACCGGTCTTAATACCATAGTTTATCTGGATGTTCCAGTCTTTGAGCGGTGTGCCCGCAACCTCGATCTTTCGTTTGATGCTCTGTTCGATGGGCGAGAGTATCACCCAACTGTCAGAGGTTGTAAAAGGACAGGCGAAAGCGTGCTGCTGCACGAAAAGGCTCAAATTTGTGAGGCCTCTTTTTGTCATATTTTTGGTAACGCAGCAAAGAGTGTTGTTCTTGTTGGCGGCTTTTTCAAACAGCAAAATATTGGTGTCAACTGTTGCGGATTCAAAAATTTTAACGCCAGCAAAGTCAATAAGCTGTAATGGGTTGGTTTTTTCGAACAAAAACTTGCGCGTTTTTTCGCCATACCCCGCCCTCATCCACTTGTTAGAAGTAATGAAGCAAAGATGCCCGCCCTGTTTTAACAATTGTCCGCCCTTTTCGTAGAAGAGGCTGTAGATGTCGCCTGTACGTACAAAGGTTTCAAAGTTATGTGGCTCGTACTTTTCTCCCAATTCGCCTCCGTTGTTTTGCAGCTGTATATAAGGCGGATTTCCTATCACGATGTCGAATCCGTCCTTCACTCCGAACATCCATTCAGGGTCAAAAAATGGCGAAACCGCGTTCTGGTCGTAGGGATTCCAACCGGCAAACAGCCGCGCATCCTCAGGGGCGAATTCGCCGTTTGCTTCCAGCAGGTCAGCCAGCTTTTGCCGCAGACATTCGTCTTCATCACGTAATTTTTGCTT
This genomic window contains:
- a CDS encoding Eco57I restriction-modification methylase domain-containing protein, whose protein sequence is MKLKTVFESDYMDFDSFAMDVIEPIFGSGSFKTSDAQLDMLQGQSYAPSVTENIISCLYMGDIKAGTQNPLEVYDITLRDGVDIARSRVGIQQLVRSMLQNYAHAFMIFHYDNSKGKEWRFSYLFKEATQKDTTSAKRFTYLFGAAHHCRTASERFNMLAGKREKNGEISDADLLEAFSVEALTKEFYGKLFKWYEWATSEESGVTFQSDSGDGINVKMIRLITRLLFVWFIKQKKLVPDNIFDEEYLRGILKNFDPLATDSGCYYNAILQNLFFATLNRAIVDDEGNPRRFASLKDKRDLRSLYRYSKMFSIPESKAMEIFAKVPFLNGGLFECLDKFKKNDIMQESDRYLDGFTRNAVKTKGRYKYRAFIPNRLFFNSDEQQPGIINLLKQYNFTVEENTPLDVQISLDPELLGKVFENLLAFYNPETRETARKATGSFYTPREIVDYMVCESLTAYLKGAAARAKRPLEEQYIRSLFSGEELPNSLKNDPKTRRFIAEALQNIKILDLACGSGAFPMGCLNRIVDALEHISVPQSRYELKLRIIENCVYGVDIQPIAMLICKLRFFISMICEQTEINFEDKEHNFGVNPLPNLETKFVAANSLINIKKKSRQSGLFEDPDINKTKLMLMALRHEHFYARSTYKKQKLRDEDECLRQKLADLLEANGEFAPEDARLFAGWNPYDQNAVSPFFDPEWMFGVKDGFDIVIGNPPYIQLQNNGGELGEKYEPHNFETFVRTGDIYSLFYEKGGQLLKQGGHLCFITSNKWMRAGYGEKTRKFLFEKTNPLQLIDFAGVKIFESATVDTNILLFEKAANKNNTLCCVTKNMTKRGLTNLSLFVQQHAFACPFTTSDSWVILSPIEQSIKRKIEAVGTPLKDWDINIYRGVLTGCNEAFIISTEKRDEILANCQTKEERKRTEEIIRPILRGRDIKRYSYDWAGLWLIYIPWHFPLQFDNTIQGSSERAEKEFCQQYPAVYKHMLQYKKELSARNKAETGIRYEWYALQRWGANYWEDFLKPKIVWGEISDIPKFGFDAKGEMYCEATSFLMVGDDLPFIYLFLNSTICLYQFCKIGTTTGVGTLRWKKYKIQEILVPTEYDKKAVLDLVERILATKHVTNTAALKLKIDSFFYELYGLTEVEIQEIKASCPNLFLNQFQQNQ
- a CDS encoding Eco57I restriction-modification methylase domain-containing protein → SVPQSRYELKLRIIENCVYGVDIQPIAMLICKLRFFISMICEQTEINFEDKEHNFGVNPLPNLETKFVAANSLINIKKKSRQSGLFEDPDINKTKLMLMALRHEHFYARSTYKKQKLRDEDECLRQKLADLLEANGEFAPEDARLFAGWNPYDQNAVSPFFDPEWMFGVKDGFDIVIGNPPYIQLQNNGGELGEKYEPHNFETFVRTGDIYSLFYEKGGQLLKQGGHLCFITSNKWMRAGYGEKTRKFLFEKTNPLQLIDFAGVKIFESATVDTNILLFEKAANKNNTLCCVTKNMTKRGLTNLSLFVQQHAFACPFTTSDSWVILSPIEQSIKRKIEVAGTPLKDWNIQINYGIKTGFNDAFIISTAKRDEILANCQTEDERKRTEEIIRPILRGRDIKRYSYDWAGLWLINTHNGVKENGQVKIPRIKIDDYPTLRSHFDKYGERLVHRADQGDTPYNLRNCAYLEDFLKPKIIYPNMTKYLPFVYDSKGFITNQKCFIVTGLYTAFLTAFFNSSLFKFCFRDSFPELQGETRELSKIFFDKIPVPIPNEKIGMQFEVLVSDIQKEYTKQKAINIDQLLFDLYKLTQEERQAIGFVEID